The Streptomyces kanamyceticus DNA segment CATGCTCGGCGGCGCGATGTTCATGTGCGGCGACGGCGGCTGGCCCGCGGGCGGCTGGCCCAAGGACCCGGAGACGTACTGGAAGAACATGGAGGGAAGCCGCGCCACGCAGCCGGTCTTCGGGCCCTATGTGAACTCGATGATCGCCCCGTGCGCGTTCTGGAATTCGGCGCCCCGCGAGCCCGGCACGAAGATCGGCAACAAGGTGCCCGTCCTGATGCTCCAGGCCCGCCTGGACAACAACGTCCCCTACGAGGGCGCGCTCGCGCTGCACCGCAAGCTCAAGGGATCCCGGCTGCTCACGGCCGACATCCGCTCGCACGGCGTGTACGGGCGCGGCAACGAGGGCCACACGGCCATCCCGTGCGCCGACCGGACCGTCAACGCGTACCTGCGGGACGGCAAGTTGCCCGCCGCCGACGTGACCTGCGCGCACCCCGACAAGAAGACGGGGGCACAGCGATGATCACCAGGCGTACCGGACTCGCGGCCACCGCCGCTGCGCTGCTCGGCGGGGCGGTGATGACGACGGAGGCGAGGGCGTCCGAGTCCCGCGCGCGCCGCTCGGACCCTGCCGGGTCCGCGCTCCAGAAGAACGTCGAAGCCGTCAGGGACGCCGGAGTGTCCGGTGTCATCGCCGAGGTGCAGAGCGCGCACGGGAGCACGAGGGCCCGCGCGGGTGTCGCCGACCTCGCGTCGCGGGAGCCCGTGCCCCAGGACGCGTACTACCGGATCGGCAGCGACACCAAGACCTTCACCGCCACCGTCGCCCTCCAACTCGTCGGCGAGGGACGCCTGAAGCTCACCGACACCGTCGAGCGGTGGCTGCCGGGGGCCATCAGGGGCCACGGCAACGACGGCCGCCGGATCACGGTCGCCAACCTGCTGCGGCAGACCAGCGGTCTCAACGACTACTTCGCCGTCGGCGCGGACCCCGGCGAGTTCACGCCGGATGCCTACCGCCGCAACCGGTTCCGCGCGCAGCGCCCCGAGGAGCAGCTGGCGGCGGCCGTCGGCGCACCGCCGCAGTGGCTGCCCGACGCCGACGACCCCGCGGGGGAGCGGCGCTGGGGATACTCCAACACCAACTACGTCGCGGCCGGACTGGTCATCGAGGCGGTCACGGGGCATTCCTGGGCCCAGGAGGTGCACGAGCGGATCATCGAACCGCTCGGCCTGCGCCACACGTTCACCCCGGGCACGTCGCCGTACCTGCCGATGCCGACCGCCACCGCATACACGTACTTCCCGAAGGAGACCCGCCCCACCGACACGACCGTCGCCCAGGGCGGGGGAGCGGACGGCTGCGTCATCTCGACGACCCACGACCACGCGCTGTTCCTGCGCGCCCTGTTCGACGGGCGGCTGCTGCGCCCGGCCCAACTGGCGGCGATGCGCCGGACGGTGCCCGCCCCCGACTGGATCGCGGCGCCCGGTGTCCGCTACGGGCTCGGCATCGCCTGGCGCCCGGTGGCGGGGATCGGCGAAGGCATCTGGTTCCACGGCGGGACCAGCCTCGGCTGCGTCTCCGAGTGCGGTGTCACCGGGGACGGTGCCAGGGCCGTGACCAGCGCCGCGTTCACCGTACGACTCGGCGGCCCGGAGTCGGATGAGCAGGCGGCGCGGACCCTGCGGATGGTGGAGGCGGCGCTGCGCTGACGGGGGGTGGGGTGTCCGTCGCGTCCGTCCCCGCGGCCGCGGCGGTCTCCGCGTTCCGGCGCGGCAGCCGGGCCGCCACCAGCGCGCCGAGCGCCGCGACCACCGCGAGCACCGTGAGCGTCGGGCCCATCGCGGCGACGAAGTCCCCGTCGCTCCAGTGGGGCGCCGTGGCGCCGGGCCGCGTGGTGGCGGGGGTGAGAAGGGTCATCAGCGCCGTCGCGAGGGCGACGCCGAGTGCGGGGCCGATGTTCATGGCGGTCTGCTGGAGCCCGCCCGCGACTCCGGCGTCGCCCACCGGTGCATGTCGTACGGCCACGGTGGTCGCGGCGACCATCACGGTGCCGAACCCGGCACCGACGAGCAGGAACCCGGCGCCGACGGCCCCGGCGGCGGGATCGGGGCCGAGGCGCGACAGGACGAGCACGCCGGCCGTGAGCACCGCCATCGCCGTCATGACCGTGCGCCGCGGCCCGTGCGCGCGAAGGATTACGGCCGCCAGCGGCGCGGCCACCACCATCAGCACGGCGAGGGGCAGCGCCTGGACGGCGCTGCGCAGCGGGTCGAGCGCGAGGACGTCCTGAAGGAAGTACGTGGCGACGAAGAGCGCCCCGAACATCGCGGCGGACGCGGCGAGCAGGACGCAGAGCGCCGGGCCGACCGCGGCGGAGGCGAGCAGTCCGGGCGGCACGAGGGGACCGGGCGTACGCCGCTCGTGCCGGGCGAACGCGCCGCCCGCGACCGCCGTCACCAGGAGCCCCGCCCAGGTGCCCGCCGTCGGACCGCTCTCCGCGACGGCGACCAGCGTGTGCACGAGAGCGGCCAGGGTCACCGCGAGCAGCACGGCCCCCGGCACGTCGAGCCGGGGCGCGGGGCCCCGGCGGCGCGGCGCGGGCACCCGGACAAGCAGGGCGAGGACGCCGATCGCCAGCGCGGGCACGACGTTGAGGAAGAAGACGGAACGCCAGCCCAGGTGGGTGGCGAGCGCGCCGCCGAGCAGCGGGCCCGTGGCGGCCGCGAGGCCGATGGCGCTGGTCCGCAGCGCGATGGGCATGGCGAGCTTGTCGGGCGGGAACGCGGCTCGCAGCATCCCGAGGGTGGCGGGCTGGAGCAGCGCGCCGCAGACGCCCTGGACGACGCGCAGCGCGATCACCCAGCCGATGCCGGACGCGAGCCCGATGCCCGCCGACGCGAGCGCGAACCCGAGCGTGCCGACGGCGAAGAGCCGCCGGTGCCCGTACCGGTCGCCGAGCCGCCCCGCGAAGACGAGCAGGCTCGCCACGGCGATGAGATATCCGGTGCTGGTCCACTGCACCTGCGCGAACGAGGCGTCCAGATCGCGCTGCAGGACGGGCTGCACGACGGTCAGCACGGTGCCGTCCAAGGCGACGATCATGGCGCCGACGACGCTGCAGGCCAGGGTGAGGTGGCGCCGGAGCGCAGGGGCGGCCGTCATGAACCCGCCGGACCCAGGTGCGCGTCGAGCGCGGCCGCGAGCAGCTCGTCGGCGTCCTCGGCCCCCGACGCGAGGC contains these protein-coding regions:
- a CDS encoding serine hydrolase domain-containing protein; its protein translation is MITRRTGLAATAAALLGGAVMTTEARASESRARRSDPAGSALQKNVEAVRDAGVSGVIAEVQSAHGSTRARAGVADLASREPVPQDAYYRIGSDTKTFTATVALQLVGEGRLKLTDTVERWLPGAIRGHGNDGRRITVANLLRQTSGLNDYFAVGADPGEFTPDAYRRNRFRAQRPEEQLAAAVGAPPQWLPDADDPAGERRWGYSNTNYVAAGLVIEAVTGHSWAQEVHERIIEPLGLRHTFTPGTSPYLPMPTATAYTYFPKETRPTDTTVAQGGGADGCVISTTHDHALFLRALFDGRLLRPAQLAAMRRTVPAPDWIAAPGVRYGLGIAWRPVAGIGEGIWFHGGTSLGCVSECGVTGDGARAVTSAAFTVRLGGPESDEQAARTLRMVEAALR
- a CDS encoding MFS transporter — translated: MTAAPALRRHLTLACSVVGAMIVALDGTVLTVVQPVLQRDLDASFAQVQWTSTGYLIAVASLLVFAGRLGDRYGHRRLFAVGTLGFALASAGIGLASGIGWVIALRVVQGVCGALLQPATLGMLRAAFPPDKLAMPIALRTSAIGLAAATGPLLGGALATHLGWRSVFFLNVVPALAIGVLALLVRVPAPRRRGPAPRLDVPGAVLLAVTLAALVHTLVAVAESGPTAGTWAGLLVTAVAGGAFARHERRTPGPLVPPGLLASAAVGPALCVLLAASAAMFGALFVATYFLQDVLALDPLRSAVQALPLAVLMVVAAPLAAVILRAHGPRRTVMTAMAVLTAGVLVLSRLGPDPAAGAVGAGFLLVGAGFGTVMVAATTVAVRHAPVGDAGVAGGLQQTAMNIGPALGVALATALMTLLTPATTRPGATAPHWSDGDFVAAMGPTLTVLAVVAALGALVAARLPRRNAETAAAAGTDATDTPPPVSAAPPPPSAGSAPPAHPTPGRRVVR